DNA sequence from the Juglans microcarpa x Juglans regia isolate MS1-56 chromosome 5S, Jm3101_v1.0, whole genome shotgun sequence genome:
AAGTCCAAGTGCCACTTTGCATGCCAAGAGATAAGAGTATTTGGGTCATTTGATTTCTAAAGAAGGTGTGAGGGCTGACCCAAGGAAGTTAGATTCTATGGTAAACTGGCCAATTCCAAAAACTCTTAAAGGTTTTGAGGGGTTTTCTGGGACTGACATGATATTATAGAAAGTTCATTTGTGCCTATGGCCAAATAGCTGCTCCACTTACTGTTTTACTAAAGAATGATGCTTTTCAATGCTCAGAGGCAGCCACTGTGGCATCTGAGCAGTTGAAGAAGGCTGTTATTAGTCCTCCAGTTCTAGCCATGCCAAATTTTACTCAAAAGTTTgtgattgaatgtgatgctggTGGAGTAGGGATAGGAGTTGTATTGATgcaaaggcaaaaaaaaattggctTTTCTTAGCCAGGCTCTCAAAGGTAAGAATTTGCTGCTTTCTACCTACGAGAAAGAATTATTAGCTTTGGTGTTGGCTATAAAAAAGTGGAGGTCTTATTTGCTAGGGTCTGCATTTGTCATTAGAACTAACCACCTTAGTCTGAAGTACTTTTTGGAGCAAAAGGTGGGTACAACAGCACAACAAAAATGGATTTCAAAGCTGTTGGGCTATGTATTTTCCACTGAATATAAAAAGGGGATTGAGAACAAGGTAGCAAATGCCTTGTCTCAAAGGGACTATCTAGAAGACTGCTTCATTGTCTGCTATTTCATATCTCACCCTAGTTTGGTTAGAAGAATTGAAGCAAGCTTATGTAACAGATATGTTGGCTCAGCAACAATTGTCATTGTTCAAGGAAGGCTCTTCTTCcacctcttccttttctcttaaGCATGGATTGCTGTTTAAGAAAGGGAGGATTTATATACCAAACTGTCATGAGTTGAAGCTTAAAAGTGTTGAATTTTATACATGCTAGTCCATAAGCTGGACATTCTGGCTTTCACAGGTCACTACAGAGGACTAGACATGAATTTTATTGGCCTGGCTTGAAGCGTTAAGTGAAGAATTACATTAAAGAATGTGAAGTATGTTAGAGGAATAAGGTAGAGAACATACATCCTGCTGGTTTATTACATCCATTACCTATGCCCCAAAATATCTGGACAGATTTGTCCATGGACTGTGGAAGGCCTGCTAGTTTCAAAAGTGTATTTTGTTGCTATGGTTGTTGTGGATAGACAGTCTATGTATTCACACTTTATGCCCTTAAAACACCCTTCACAATAGCAAAAGTggcatcaatatttttttataacgtCTTTAAGTTGCATGGTATGCCTCAGAATATAGTTTCTGATTGAGGGGCCACTTTCACTAGTTCATTTTGGAAAGAGTTATTCAGGCTACAAGGAGTAACTCTCTTATTCATCTGCATACCATCCTTAGAGTGATGGTCAAACTGAGGCAATTAACAAATGTTTGGAGCATTTTCTGAGAAGTTTTACAGGAGACAAGCCAAGGTTATGGTTTGACTAGTTAACTGGTTAACCTTAGCTGAGTGGTGGCTTGCAAGCTTGAATTGCCTCAACATTCTTCCCTCCATCCAGTCTTTCATGTCTCTGGTTTGAAGAAGAAAGTGGGCCAACATATTTCTCCTTTATCAACATTGCCACCAGTCAATTTACAAGGGGAATTAGTACCAGAACCTGATTGTATTTTACAACGCAGAAGTAGAAAGCTTAATAATAGAGCTGTAGTGGAGGTCTTGACTCAGTGGAAAGGAGCTAGAGTGGAAGATGCTACTTGAAAGTCTTATTGGCAGCTTCATGACAGGTTTCTTCACCTAGTGGGCAAGGTTCTCTAAAGGGGGAGGGTATATTTTGGGCTGAAAGAAGTGTGTTTGGGCTGCAGTGCTATGTGGTGGAGGTTGATGATAGAAGTGGAGGTTGTGTGAAGAAGAGTTGCAGAGCTTATGAAGTCGAGATCATGGATGGCAGTTTAGTTAGTTAGTGAAATGTGATACGTTGTCGTTTTATTAGTGTAGTTTTATGTGGGAGAGTTGTGTATAAGTAGAATGGCATCATTTGGTTAAGAGGTAGAGTGTCGTCGTTTTGAGGAAATAAGCTTGAATTGTAATATGAATTGTGATACGCAGCCGTTTTGGTTTACATCTTGATTAAATAGTATAAAAGCATCCACGAGTTGGAATGGAGGCCAACTCTGGAATTCAAtgcacttctctctctctaactctctctttctctctctctctctctctctctctctctcattcttgaTATTGTTCTTGGAGGGTGACTACCTCGAAGCAGTCAATCTATAGTGTAGTAGAAGGGTTCATCACAGCATATGTATCATGATATTGATAATCATCTTTCTTTATATGCATCTGTATTGAGAAACCATCTGCAAGGAGGGACTTCGATATGCATCTACAATATAATCATATGTCTGTGCATTCATAGTGTATGGCCCATAGATAGAGGAAGAAACATAAAGACCCTATCTGTGGCTGATGTGGatgataaatatttaaattgatatgaaaaattattttttaaaaatagttgacaaaaatatatatctgaCACTGCTAGAAAACATACCAACAAGATAATCTTCAATATCCAGGCCAAACCCAGAATTGTTCACTGcgtatttgaaaaatgaataatattagaatagATTTCACTGCATAAGTGATCAGAAATTACTCTGGCAATTCAGACTTATATGACCAGACACGAGGCAAAACATTATAGGCAAGAATAAATTGGTGACAAAGATTCAAGAATGCAAAGGGAGTAAGAAAAGATCAAATGAGCAAGTTTTTGCCACTTCTTTCTCATCCCTATATAAAAAGAGAAGTAACATCTAGAGACCACTAACATTtcctaataaaaagaaatgaagacaaaatattagaaaaggaaacaaataacAAACATGAAACCAAGTCATAAGTTCCTTCTGGCCATAAACTCAAAGATGGGGAGTTAGCTATAGGTTATGGCGAAATGCCGTGCGGGCAGTGTAGCATTGCGCTGATGTGAGAGGTCCTAGGATCAAATCATATGGGAATATGTTCCTAGCAGTTTCAGCTGTTTCTATAACTTGGAAAGATATGAAATGCCATGTGCAAAGCTCAAGTAACAATGAGTCATTCCCTCACAAAGTAGTATCAAACCAAAGTAGTATTatcaaagaagcaaaaaaagagtaaaaaatataCACCCAAGTTTTTCCTCGGCTTCAGAGTGCATAAGAAGACTTCCTGTTTCCAACCAATGCATGAAAGCAAGCAATGAAACTACGGTCTGTGTCTCACTCTTCCAATCGCCATGATACCTTTAATAAGACAACAATAAAGGCAGTTGCCAGTCATACAGAACAAAGTAAAACCAGAATTGAACGGGCTTCTAAAATGTCTCACTCACCTGTAGTACTGCCCATCGCATTCACGAAGAACCTCAGCAAGTCGATTGTAAAGCTCCTTCAGTACACCAATCTGCGCTTTGGCCTTCTCTAAAAGCTCTTTTTGCAAACACAaaaagaatcaaatttttttaatagtccGTGATTGATCTCCTGAGACTAACaacattaaactttttttaaaaaataaaaattggacGCTCGTCTTGTTCCAGTAACCAGAGTCATTTTCTCCTCAATTTTTCTCACTAAACAAACAGATAGAACCCATCTTACTTGTATTTGACCTTCAAAGCCCACCATGACCTAACAAGGTTTTTGTAGGTGGTGGAAAGAACCCAGGTTTCGTGATTCCAAATATTACACGAAAACAAAAATAGGGAAAATCGACAagatacaacaaaaaaatacaaatacaagcAGTATATGAGACTGGGGCTGTGGTTATAGTACCAGGAGTTGGGCGAGACTGGTGGACTAGAAGGAGACTGGCATACATGAGCCTGGTGGTGGACTCGATCTCCATCGCCATAGCTCGAATACGCTCGCGCAAGCTTCCGGACTCTTGGAGCTGAACTCGGAAGTCCTCGAACTGCTTCTCCAGCGAAAGGGACGAAGTGGGAGCTTGGGCTTCACCGCCACTCGCCATCGAAGAGGagcagagagacagagagagagagggagaaagagtaCGAAACGAACCGCTCCCGAAGCGAAACGTCGGTGATTGAAAGGTAGAGAGGGTGAGAAATGCGTGGAGAGGGAAGAAGATGGGTATCTTAGAATTAGGGTTTAAGGATCCAGAGAGGTTGAAATAAGCGTTTTTAAAAGCCGGtctcatatttttctaatcCTGTTACGTTGCTTTTTGGCTGTGCTTTACAAATTCCAAGTTTATACTTTACATGGCGGGGTTCGTCTCCGGTAAACGGTACTGTGTTTACTGGTTAATATTTACGTCTAAATAGTAATACATATACTGCTGTCTAATAAAGTCAAATTGTATTCTATGTCTTTTAACTGGTCAAGAGTAAGAAAAAGGATAATTTCTCCAttttatttacttctttttgacatcttatatattttaattttttaattaataattaaaaaattaattattaatatattgataatctttctaatattttttaaaaatattttaaaatgataaaaaaaatttaaaaaaataaaataagaattctGGTATAACGGTAAAATTGAGCGTTGcaagagtaatgctattatCAGTGGGTCAGCACCACCCTTTATATTAATAAACTGTTACAACTATTATATCAGCACTGATGACAGTTTGATGTTATTTGACAGGCCAAATGAGTGATAAGTGtgtaaacataaaaacaaaataaaacaaatatatataagagcataaaagaatcatttaaaatgtaaaatgattaaaaaggcCAAATtgaaatacaacaaaaatagaaaataaagaataaaacttaaaatagaaaatagaaataaaatacaaaagccttaaaatataaaaataatcttaaaaacataatatttaataaaagccCGAaagtcatttaaataaaaaataaaatgagttattttataaaacaatatgaaaaattggGGGGACCACCCTTACCATATCTAAGAGTGGTCGCCTAACTACCACTTGGTTTTTGTTAGGGGTGAACCGATCCGGTTTGGTtcgattttagataaaattttggatcgaacCGATAATAtcggttttacatttttaaaaattaatttcatatctGTTATCTTCCTAAATCAGTATTTTCAGTTTTACCGGTTCTGGTCCggttttctaattttaataaagaaccaatttgttctaataaatttgtttataaaaaactgttttaaaaaaaaaaatctattctattaaaaatcagctataaaaaaaaaattgtttataaaaatcTGCATTATAGAAAAATCTGATAtgtaaatgttataaaaaatctgctttgctttatagaaaatgaaatagaaaatgaaaaaaaacaaaaaaaaatgttataaatgctataaaaaaactgaaaagaaaaatctgctaatagtatattatttatatataaacttaaagtatattactaatagtaatataatattagactattagtattaggccataaaatgtaaattgtaactaatatacattatatattaatgtatattagCAATATAAAaggcaaaataaataataaatataatataacaatataatcaccAATGACTCTAATACCAAAAGCGTAAATCTCAggtaataaaaagataataataatagtataatattaataagaataataggCGGTAAAACTGGTCATATGCATAATAGCAAATAGAGCAGGCAGTATAACTGACCATATGTATGAGgaagtaaataatatagaaaaaatatacgaaataaacttcttcattaaaaacataatacacacaaggagactaattctcaaatgagttggaagaagaagacatgaagaaaagaagatttACAAAGTGAGGAGGACTGGAGTGAAGTgatttgggcgagagaggaagaggCTTCAGATGGAAAATTCTGAATGTCCTTCTTTTTTTACAGACTCCTTTATATAAACACTAAAACAGTACAAAACAGTGATTTAATCATACATGTAATGTATCAtctaacactaaaaataaactaacacaGTACATGACAAGTGAACTAGTATGTACAAAGTCGTTTGTTGTTTTCCTAgataataatctaatatgaataataatctTTTGAGGAGATAATATTTCTGACGACTTTCTTCTGTCACGCTGACTAATTGAGATATTAGTAATCTTCTAGAATCACATAATCTATGAATCATAATTTGTTAATTCCATATCAAACAGATCTTGAAAATCCATATAGGGTGAGTAATCTTGAGAATGAGAGGCGACTGAGTTACCCTGAGAATGGGAGGCCTGTTGAGAATGAGAGTcctgatgggctggtgataatgaGAGTTGCTGTAATAGAGATAATTTGGCGAGATATTATACTTATTCTTCATCGTCACTATCTAAAACTTATAACATTGTTtcggctaattttttcaaatctttcttgttggtaatggatgctaattgtacTTGGAATATGCTCTGTTGGACTAGAACTTCTAGGGTCTttgtaacttttgaaaacatttttaagatatgatcataattatatttttttcaccatTTGACAGAAACTTAGCGGGTTAGAAACATAATAGTTTTAAGAGAaagatgaggtttgataacatattttcatttcataatccaatttaattttgttttgaggaagaaaagaaagagtggTGAGCAATGATTTAATGCTGGTGGActgtcattttgtgaaataaaaatTCGAAAactttcctgaaggggaagaggaaggagaaaagGTTCGGATCCATAATATTCCCATCATAGTGAAAGTCATTTCGAGAGTATGTTGATCTcttgtaatttgtcaaaatgGAAGAACCACGAATgacgtaaatttttattttattttaggaacATTTTTGTTCATACTTGttgataatcataataaggCAGATCATAAGAATGAGAAAATTTTCTTGTCAAATAGgaattttttccccattgttctAAAGTGAAAACCTATTTAATggtaattttatgaaaatcaataattGGAGATGCAAGTGAAGAAAGTTAAGTTTGAAAAGAATAAGGAATttcagagagaataattgagtcggAGTtaactaatatgaattcataaaaattctggatttttttaatattttacggAACATAATGTTAGTCTGGTAAAAGAAatgcatcaagtaatttttgggGTCAGACATGTGTTGAATTTCAAATTCGATAGAGAAGACTGGGTGCCAATAAGATTTGatgataataggagatgaagaaggctAAGATAGTAATGGagaattaataatttgggaaagagaagaggaagagggtgATTTTGAagtaggttggtaattttgaaAAGACtaatgatgaaaatgaattgtaagatgGTCTAATGTTTTGTGGTAATGACTCCAATACCGTATATGGTCTTGCAGTTGTAAAAAGATaaggtgaaggatagggagAAGATGGTGGTCGTGCGTATGAAAATTTGgactttacttttgattttgaagttgatataattttccctgtaagaattctcggaataaaaaatcaagaagagaattagattctcctttgatatgttcaatatcaaaataaaaaatacttaatatagcttgtcatctagcaaatatttgtttagtagctaagtttttcacatctttaatcaaaaaTTCCTTAgctgatttacaatctattctaagtaaaaatttttggttcaacaaatcatcttaaaatttagaaatacagaatacaatagctaaaatttcttttttaatagtacgataattcttttgggcaagattccaacatcctgaatggaatcggaCAATCTGTTCTGaatcagttgataatttttatttcataattctTCCATAACCAAGATCAGAGGCatttgtttcaacaattttaaaagtatgaggagatgagaGTCATAAgtatggtaatttcttaacatgagccttaatttgttttataatatttgtatgtttttctgtccatgaggatggattctttttaatcttttaaataatggttacataatggtctgagaggTTGATAAAAGTCTGCAACATAATTGAAGCTTCCTAAAAAATTTTGTAGTTAttacttatcttttatttcatctgaaaatttattagcaaattctattgctcagTTAATTGGTGTAAcagttccttgataaatttcatgtccaaatctaattttgtcttgaaataattatttttggtgatgaaatgactaatccattttgtttgataatttgaacaaaagtatttaaatatttccaatgttaagtagataaagaaaatatcaatacatcatctatataaattattgaaaaatgagtgaaagtGGTAAATGtctcattcataatattttgaaactcactggcagcattttttaatccaaatgacATAACGTTCCATTCAAAATATCCAAATGGAACTGTGAATGCTGTCTTataataatctttttcaacaatttggatttgccaaaatccacttttcatgtcaaattttgaaaatactgtagcattatatagtcgggataataaatcttttttattagaaatttgGTATTTAATCCATTGtataccttatttaaaggtttataattgaTTACTAGACTGGGAACTCATTTTtctaattcttattttttaacataaaaaacaGCACAACTCCTTGGtaatttacttttccttattaatcatttgattcttaaatcattaatttttttttttacattattctaataattcattattcatttgaataggtctagccttagttgaaatatttttctcagaaaattctttttcataagataattcaactatatgttgttttctattccagaagGCATTAGGCAGGTTAGAGTacacttcattttcaattatagttttaaaattatcaattttttgggttaataataggttttttaattgttcttgaattcttttatattttaattattgttttaagaaatttatctggttttcttttcttctaattctattttttgttaaaaaattaatttttctagttaatgaaacttcatttaaaaagttaatttcttttgataccaggggaaataagaatttaaattgaatttcttgtccaagtattttagtagagtTTCCTTCTTTTGTTACAGAGAAATGGTAGAATAAGGCAAGAAAATGATTtcctaatattattttagtattgatatttttttactaagataaatgttattttaaaacaaattccattattacaaatatgtgcattagataatttataatttacgTTTAATTTTGTTCTATTAGCTTGGGATaatgattcttttatttttttcaaaatatttagaaggtattaagcCTTCTTGTGTACAATTTAAATTTGCTCAcatatctaatagggcaattgtagtgaaagaaaattctcgattaattgaaactgttactttagcataccatttttgaaaatttatcttatcaatgatattaatgaaattatctgtTTCGTCTTGTATAAATGTTGAACACTctcattattctttattatgttctttatcatgaaaattatttccatttttctctatttttaataatataatttcttgtaaaaattgTTCATtcgaaacttctaatttaagattggatgttttcaaatttttaatctcttattttatttcattgattTCTTTTTGTATATCTTGTAtcgtaattttttgtttgtctcTTTTAAATCTTCCTAATATTTCTGAAAAActgtaaggtgttgaggatgacgTTACCGAAATGTTTTGATTGTTAAAAGTGTCTTTTAACATTTCTaagtaatattttctttcttgagagTCATTAATTTTGTCTACTAATTCTAATATGAGGTGTACTTGTTTTTCAActacattaatatttttattacaaatacaagtaattgtaaatattatatttttaatgaagaagtataTTTCGTATCACATCATCACATTCTTGTTAGTTGGGTATAAATAGTTGGAATGAGAGAAAGACAACAATATCTGAATTGTATTCTTGTCGAACTATCTACACGTACGAAGGAGTTTCCCTCGACCTAAAATCTATATCACAttcttgttaattgggtataaATAGttggaatgagagaaatgcaACAATATCTGAAGTATATTCTTGTCGAACCATCTGCACATATGACGGGTTTTCCCTCGAAGTAAAATCCATCACCACATTCTTGTTAGTTGGGTATAAATAGTTAGAAT
Encoded proteins:
- the LOC121268180 gene encoding translin, which translates into the protein MRPAFKNAYFNLSGSLNPNSKIPIFFPLHAFLTLSTFQSPTFRFGSGSFRTLSPSLSLSLCSSSMASGGEAQAPTSSLSLEKQFEDFRVQLQESGSLRERIRAMAMEIESTTRLMYASLLLVHQSRPTPELLEKAKAQIGVLKELYNRLAEVLRECDGQYYRYHGDWKSETQTVVSLLAFMHWLETGSLLMHSEAEEKLGLNNSGFGLDIEDYLVGVCFMSNELPRYVVNQVTAGDYDCPRKVLKFLTDLHAAFRMLNLRNDFLRKKFDGMKYDLKRVEEVYYDVKIRGLTANGDPIGEQGTHGES